The following are encoded in a window of Algiphilus aromaticivorans DG1253 genomic DNA:
- the clpP gene encoding ATP-dependent Clp endopeptidase proteolytic subunit ClpP: MTDSVRAQHLVPMVVEQSPRGERSFDIFSRLLRERVIFITGGIDDHVANLVVAQLLFLESDNPEKDIHVYINSPGGVVTAGLSILDTMRFIKPDVATMCVGQAASMGSLLLAAGAKGKRYALPHSRVMIHQPHGGAQGQASDIEIQAREILYLRGRLNEILAECTGQAVETIERDSNRDFFMSAEQAKDYGVIDTIMTERVAAAEGNR, from the coding sequence ATGACCGATTCCGTGCGCGCCCAGCACCTCGTTCCGATGGTGGTCGAGCAGAGCCCCCGGGGCGAGCGCTCCTTCGATATCTTTTCGCGCCTGCTGCGCGAGCGCGTCATCTTCATCACCGGCGGCATCGACGACCACGTCGCCAATCTGGTGGTGGCCCAGCTGCTCTTCCTGGAGTCGGACAACCCCGAGAAGGACATCCACGTCTACATCAACTCGCCGGGTGGCGTGGTGACGGCGGGGCTGTCGATTCTCGACACCATGCGTTTTATCAAGCCGGACGTGGCCACAATGTGCGTCGGCCAGGCTGCGAGCATGGGTTCGCTGCTGCTGGCCGCGGGTGCCAAGGGTAAGCGCTATGCGCTACCGCATTCGCGCGTGATGATCCACCAGCCGCACGGCGGTGCCCAGGGCCAGGCCTCGGACATCGAGATCCAGGCGCGCGAGATCCTCTATCTGCGCGGTCGGCTCAACGAGATCCTCGCCGAGTGCACGGGCCAGGCGGTCGAGACCATCGAGCGCGACAGCAACCGCGATTTCTTCATGTCCGCGGAGCAGGCGAAGGATTACGGCGTTATCGATACGATCATGACGGAGCGCGTGGCAGCGGCTGAGGGCAACCGCTGA
- the tig gene encoding trigger factor, which produces MSMEVELQNPGGLQRVLRVSVPAERFDNAVDKRLRQLGTRAKVPGFRPGKAPLKVVRQQYGEQARADAISEIVRETWPEAMQQAEVSPAGQPSFEVADETQGQPLVYSASFEVYPEITLADLEKVAVERPVAEVTDEDVDRLVENLRQSKRRLETVPRAAAEGDSVRIDFVGRMDGEAFNGGSGENQEVEIGAGKFLPDLEQGLIGHAAGEEFDVTLTFPEDYQAEDLRGREAVFSVSMKEVNEVQLPEIDSEFLQAHSVDPEAGLEGLRTKCREALEREQKKASRNKLKAAVMDQLLEMHEFDVPQAMVNDEIGRLRQETAERFNAAQLSAEQLQQMIPDELLQPQGSRRVSLGLLLGELIRQHNIELDEARFEQTLDELASEYDEPEKVKQHYRSQPQMLQGIRAMVIEEQVIDHVLASATVTDKTVPLQELLNQQGGQQ; this is translated from the coding sequence ATGAGCATGGAAGTGGAGTTGCAGAACCCGGGTGGCCTTCAGCGCGTGCTGCGCGTCTCGGTGCCGGCAGAGCGTTTCGACAATGCTGTTGACAAGCGCCTGCGCCAGCTCGGCACACGCGCCAAAGTGCCCGGCTTCCGCCCCGGCAAGGCTCCGCTCAAGGTTGTTCGCCAGCAGTACGGCGAACAGGCCCGGGCCGACGCCATCAGCGAGATCGTGCGCGAGACCTGGCCGGAAGCCATGCAGCAGGCCGAGGTCAGCCCGGCCGGTCAGCCCAGCTTCGAAGTGGCCGACGAGACGCAGGGGCAGCCACTGGTCTACAGCGCCAGCTTCGAGGTCTATCCCGAGATCACGCTGGCCGATCTGGAGAAGGTCGCCGTTGAGCGCCCGGTGGCCGAGGTCACGGATGAGGATGTCGATCGGCTGGTCGAGAACCTGCGTCAATCGAAGCGCCGGCTGGAAACCGTGCCGCGCGCTGCGGCCGAAGGCGACAGCGTGCGCATCGACTTTGTCGGCCGCATGGATGGCGAGGCGTTCAACGGCGGTTCCGGCGAGAATCAGGAAGTCGAGATTGGCGCAGGCAAGTTCCTGCCGGATCTGGAGCAGGGCCTGATCGGCCACGCCGCCGGCGAGGAATTCGACGTCACGCTGACCTTCCCAGAGGACTATCAGGCCGAGGATCTGCGCGGTCGCGAGGCGGTCTTCTCGGTGAGCATGAAGGAAGTCAACGAGGTCCAGCTGCCGGAAATTGACTCTGAGTTCCTGCAGGCCCACAGCGTCGATCCAGAAGCTGGCCTTGAAGGTCTGCGCACGAAGTGCCGCGAGGCGCTGGAGCGCGAGCAGAAGAAGGCCTCGCGCAACAAGCTCAAGGCGGCGGTCATGGATCAGCTGCTCGAGATGCACGAGTTTGATGTGCCACAGGCCATGGTCAACGACGAGATCGGCCGGCTGCGCCAAGAGACGGCAGAGCGTTTCAACGCCGCGCAGCTATCGGCCGAGCAGCTGCAGCAGATGATCCCGGACGAGCTGCTGCAGCCGCAGGGTAGCCGCCGCGTGTCGCTGGGCCTGCTGTTGGGTGAGCTGATTCGTCAGCACAACATCGAGCTGGATGAAGCGCGTTTCGAGCAGACCCTCGACGAGCTTGCGTCTGAGTACGACGAGCCCGAAAAGGTCAAGCAGCATTACCGTTCGCAACCACAGATGCTGCAGGGCATTCGTGCCATGGTGATCGAGGAGCAGGTCATCGACCATGTCCTGGCCTCCGCCACCGTTACCGACAAGACCGTTCCGTTGCAGGAACTTCTCAATCAACAGGGCGGGCAGCAGTAA
- the mfd gene encoding transcription-repair coupling factor encodes MIPRLPLPDARSLRVKWPRLPEVAQALALCEHAVDGTPLIVVCANESEAYRLESELRFFAGEGLPIRHLPDTEVLPYDAFSPHQELVSDRMAALAALPGMTRGIVVTTTESLLLRLPPHDWLAARRLRLAEGDRLDPQAFRAQLVAAGYSSVSEVQTQGEFALRGALVDLFPMGSNRAYRIDLFDEEVESIRCFDPETQRSTERVAAIDLLPAREFPTDAEAIERFRRNYRAYFSGDPSRSKVYESVSRGIMPAGIEAYMPLFFEQTTTLEAYLPDGAVLCLPPEVERVFEEQWQQIHERHERYSGNIERPLMAPADLFRGPEPLFQALDGQARVLSGDDASPQQTETLEGDQADLAAALGKAPRSLLVAESPGRVQAVQDWLKPQGMEARHCADWADFLQGPGRICIAQGPLQQSLRLADGTLILAETQIFGLRAQVSRPRARVRDPDTLLRDLSALNPGSPVVHVEHGVGRYQGLTTLDAGGVSTEYLIIEYAKGDRIYVPVGQLNLVHRYTGAEDEAAPLHGLGSERWKKATARAKKRAFDVAAELLQVQARRAATAGSVMQVEPDDYAAFCEDFPFDTTADQQSAIEAVLADMAAATPMDRVVCGDVGFGKTEVALRAAFAAVTSNRQVCVLVPTTLLAQQHYKNFCDRFAGMPVRIAAASRLRGEKELKTMLADTAAGKIDILIGTHRLLQPDVRFDHLGLVIVDEEHRFGVRHKEKLKAMRAQVDLLTLTATPIPRTLNMSLAGLRDLSIIATPPEGRMAIKTFVADWEQALVQEALLRELKRGGQIYYLHNQVKDIERVAADLRKLVPEARIRVAHGQMRTRELEQVMLDFYHHRFDVLCCTTIVESGIDVPNANTIVIDRADTFGLAQLHQLRGRVGRSHHRAYAYLLVPSRSALAGDAEKRLEAIENLGDLGSGFQLATHDLEIRGAGELLGDEQSGQIEEVGFTLYADLLERAVKAVRSGALEDSELAGSDCHIDLGTSALMPEDYVPDVHTRLALYQRLTACEDTAAVDALKSETIDRFGALPEAAENLFANAGLRIAARALGITQLRVGDSSLSIDFGSDNPLDPVAIIGLVQSDPRAWRMEGENRLIHRQPAEDGAARAAHAREVLQTLTGTRREAAGSGRSPATLDA; translated from the coding sequence ATGATTCCCCGCCTGCCGCTGCCCGATGCCCGTTCGCTGCGAGTGAAATGGCCGCGCCTGCCCGAGGTTGCCCAGGCGCTGGCCCTCTGCGAGCACGCCGTTGACGGCACGCCACTGATCGTTGTCTGCGCCAACGAAAGCGAAGCCTACCGGCTGGAGTCCGAACTGCGCTTCTTCGCTGGCGAAGGCTTGCCCATCCGGCATCTGCCCGACACGGAGGTGCTGCCCTACGACGCCTTCTCGCCACATCAGGAGCTGGTCTCGGACCGCATGGCGGCGCTGGCCGCCCTGCCCGGCATGACGCGCGGCATCGTCGTAACCACCACCGAATCGCTGCTGCTGCGCCTGCCGCCGCACGACTGGCTGGCCGCCCGCCGCCTGCGCCTGGCCGAAGGCGACCGCCTGGACCCGCAGGCCTTCCGCGCCCAGCTGGTCGCCGCCGGTTACAGCTCGGTTTCCGAGGTGCAGACACAGGGCGAGTTCGCGCTGCGCGGCGCGCTGGTCGACCTCTTCCCCATGGGCAGCAACCGCGCCTACCGCATCGATCTTTTCGACGAAGAAGTCGAATCCATTCGCTGCTTCGATCCGGAAACGCAGCGCTCCACCGAGCGGGTCGCGGCCATCGATCTGCTGCCGGCCCGCGAATTCCCCACCGACGCCGAAGCCATCGAGCGCTTCCGGCGCAACTATCGTGCTTACTTCAGTGGCGATCCGAGCCGCTCCAAGGTCTACGAATCGGTCAGCCGCGGCATCATGCCGGCCGGCATCGAAGCCTACATGCCGCTCTTCTTCGAGCAGACGACCACTCTGGAGGCCTATCTGCCCGATGGCGCTGTGCTCTGCCTGCCACCGGAAGTCGAACGCGTATTCGAGGAACAGTGGCAGCAGATCCACGAACGCCACGAGCGCTACAGCGGCAACATCGAGCGTCCGCTGATGGCACCCGCCGACCTCTTTCGCGGCCCGGAGCCGCTGTTCCAGGCACTGGACGGGCAGGCTCGCGTCCTTTCCGGGGACGACGCCTCCCCACAGCAGACTGAGACACTGGAGGGCGATCAGGCCGATCTAGCCGCGGCGCTGGGGAAAGCACCACGCTCCTTGCTGGTCGCAGAGTCGCCCGGACGCGTGCAGGCGGTGCAGGACTGGCTGAAGCCGCAGGGCATGGAGGCCCGGCATTGCGCCGATTGGGCGGACTTCCTGCAGGGCCCTGGCCGCATCTGCATCGCCCAGGGACCGCTGCAGCAGTCGCTGCGGCTGGCCGACGGCACGCTGATCCTGGCCGAGACGCAGATCTTCGGCCTGCGCGCCCAGGTATCCCGACCGCGAGCGCGCGTGCGCGACCCGGATACGCTGCTGCGCGATCTCTCGGCGCTGAATCCGGGCAGCCCGGTGGTGCACGTCGAGCACGGCGTCGGCCGCTATCAGGGTCTGACCACGCTGGATGCCGGCGGCGTGTCCACCGAATACTTGATCATCGAGTACGCCAAGGGCGACCGCATCTATGTGCCGGTGGGCCAGCTCAATCTGGTCCATCGTTACACCGGCGCCGAGGACGAGGCCGCGCCACTGCACGGACTGGGCAGCGAACGCTGGAAGAAAGCCACTGCCCGCGCCAAGAAGCGCGCCTTCGACGTAGCCGCCGAGTTGCTACAGGTGCAGGCCCGCCGCGCAGCTACCGCCGGCAGCGTTATGCAGGTCGAGCCAGACGACTACGCCGCCTTCTGCGAGGACTTCCCCTTCGACACCACAGCCGACCAGCAGTCGGCCATCGAAGCGGTTCTGGCCGACATGGCGGCCGCCACTCCCATGGACCGCGTCGTCTGTGGTGACGTCGGCTTCGGCAAGACCGAGGTAGCACTGCGCGCGGCCTTCGCGGCGGTGACCAGCAACCGCCAGGTCTGCGTGCTGGTACCCACGACCCTGCTCGCCCAGCAGCACTACAAGAACTTCTGCGACCGATTCGCCGGCATGCCGGTGCGCATCGCCGCCGCCTCGCGCCTGCGCGGCGAAAAGGAGCTGAAGACCATGCTGGCCGATACCGCCGCCGGCAAGATCGACATCCTCATCGGCACGCACCGCCTGCTGCAGCCCGATGTGCGCTTCGACCACCTGGGCCTGGTCATCGTCGACGAGGAGCACCGTTTCGGCGTGCGCCACAAGGAGAAGCTCAAGGCCATGCGCGCGCAGGTCGACCTGCTGACACTGACCGCCACACCCATTCCGCGCACGCTGAACATGTCGCTGGCCGGACTGCGCGATCTCTCCATCATCGCCACCCCGCCCGAGGGCCGCATGGCGATCAAGACCTTCGTCGCCGACTGGGAGCAGGCGCTGGTGCAGGAAGCGCTGCTGCGCGAGCTCAAGCGCGGCGGTCAGATCTACTACCTGCACAACCAGGTCAAGGACATCGAACGCGTAGCGGCCGACCTGCGCAAGCTCGTGCCTGAGGCGCGCATCCGCGTCGCCCACGGCCAGATGCGCACCCGCGAGCTGGAGCAGGTGATGCTGGACTTCTATCACCATCGCTTCGATGTGCTCTGTTGCACCACCATCGTCGAGTCCGGCATCGACGTGCCCAACGCCAACACCATCGTCATCGACCGCGCCGATACCTTCGGCCTGGCCCAGCTGCATCAGCTGCGCGGCCGCGTCGGTCGCAGCCACCATCGCGCCTATGCCTACCTGCTGGTACCGTCGCGCAGTGCGCTGGCGGGCGACGCCGAGAAACGCCTGGAGGCCATCGAGAACCTCGGCGATCTCGGTTCCGGCTTCCAGCTCGCCACACACGACCTGGAGATTCGCGGCGCCGGCGAGCTGCTCGGCGACGAGCAGTCCGGCCAGATCGAGGAAGTCGGCTTTACTCTCTACGCCGATCTTCTGGAGCGCGCCGTCAAAGCAGTCAGAAGCGGCGCACTGGAGGACAGCGAACTCGCCGGCAGCGACTGCCACATCGATCTCGGTACCAGCGCGCTCATGCCGGAGGACTACGTCCCCGACGTGCACACCCGCCTCGCCCTCTACCAGCGGCTGACAGCGTGCGAGGACACCGCGGCGGTCGACGCGCTCAAGAGCGAGACCATCGACCGCTTCGGGGCTCTGCCTGAAGCCGCCGAGAACCTATTTGCCAATGCCGGGCTGCGCATTGCCGCGCGGGCACTTGGCATCACGCAGCTGCGCGTCGGTGACAGCTCGCTCAGCATCGACTTCGGCAGCGACAATCCGCTGGATCCGGTTGCGATCATCGGTCTGGTCCAGTCCGACCCCCGCGCGTGGCGCATGGAGGGCGAGAACCGTCTCATCCATCGTCAACCGGCCGAGGACGGCGCCGCGCGGGCCGCGCATGCGCGCGAGGTACTGCAGACCCTCACCGGCACCCGTCGCGAGGCCGCCGGCTCGGGACGGTCGCCTGCTACCCTAGACGCATGA
- a CDS encoding CsiV family protein: MKRLLTGALLACAANLAHADDWRVDLLIFAHEEFAGDEAGTAPGPLDAEEAIPLDERTRLEANGIRILSPENSRLSAQWRGLQNATAFRPLLRLSWLQRNPPQRGGPTLLLRHGQPLLSLDGEPVRQLEGTLRLTLRRYLHLDADLRWSERSDTGALVRSWPLREQRRMRSETLHYIDSARLGLLVEIQRVEGTQN, from the coding sequence ATGAAAAGACTGCTGACGGGGGCGCTGCTCGCCTGCGCCGCAAACCTCGCGCACGCCGACGACTGGCGCGTGGACCTGCTGATCTTCGCGCATGAGGAGTTTGCCGGCGACGAAGCCGGAACGGCGCCGGGCCCGTTGGACGCGGAAGAGGCCATTCCGCTCGACGAGCGAACCCGGCTCGAGGCCAACGGCATCCGCATCCTGTCGCCCGAGAACTCGCGCCTAAGCGCGCAGTGGCGCGGCCTGCAGAACGCCACCGCCTTCCGTCCACTGCTGCGCCTGTCCTGGCTGCAGCGCAACCCGCCGCAGCGCGGCGGGCCAACGCTGCTGCTGCGCCATGGGCAGCCGCTGCTTTCGCTGGATGGCGAGCCCGTGCGCCAACTCGAAGGCACCCTGCGACTCACGCTGCGTCGTTATCTGCATCTCGACGCGGATCTGCGCTGGAGCGAGCGCAGCGACACGGGCGCGTTAGTGCGCAGCTGGCCGCTGCGCGAACAGCGACGCATGCGCTCGGAGACGCTGCACTACATCGATAGCGCGCGACTCGGCCTGCTCGTGGAAATCCAACGCGTCGAGGGCACGCAGAACTAG
- a CDS encoding EAL domain-containing protein, with translation MKPLVDASSAESLDAVVDGIMRAAVDAVIVVDAQQRIHAVSETAARWLDSDNASLCGEALPAVLRFVEASRLAAGAPVSDALVVEPVRWAIERGWRGESMDHLCAVFSGRALPVRARFAALAAPDGTVCGAVCAMSDLSAAAEAARALDFARDHDPVTGLPNREHFERSVTVCELDGTPPNRPYWVAYADVDRFRLINDAAGHIAGDALLRAVAGTMRGVLRSGDQLARIGGDEFGIFIQPCSRREAGVLLQRLSDAAGGLQFSWQGRDLPSTITIGAAPLSSTSRDVQSVMRLAERARFEAKESGRGQVAFANESYAAGQHDAEVASVSRVLSALDDGRFLLHSQDVQPVSGEPRAVYRELLVRMRDDDGRMVPPGDFIPGAERYFLMDAIDRWVVDAALKAIESMPDDGVLHAVNLSGQSLSNPSFRDWLIERLEARSCLRRRLCFEVTETAAVRQLGVARIFFEQLSRMGVQLALDDFGVGMSSFGYLSSLPVRYLKIDGSFVRDIADNAFNAEVVRAIADVARAAGMVCIAEHVEDRAMLPQLAGLGVHLAQGWGVAREVEFPARSAGEVAAPGLATG, from the coding sequence ATGAAGCCACTGGTCGACGCCTCTTCTGCGGAAAGTCTGGATGCGGTGGTGGACGGCATCATGCGTGCCGCCGTGGACGCGGTGATTGTCGTCGACGCGCAGCAGCGCATTCACGCGGTCTCGGAGACGGCAGCGCGTTGGCTCGATAGCGACAACGCTTCGCTGTGCGGCGAGGCACTTCCGGCGGTACTGCGCTTCGTCGAGGCTTCGCGGCTTGCCGCGGGGGCGCCGGTCTCGGATGCGCTGGTGGTCGAGCCCGTGCGCTGGGCGATCGAGCGCGGCTGGCGCGGTGAGAGCATGGATCACCTCTGCGCGGTCTTCAGCGGGCGTGCTCTACCGGTGCGGGCGCGCTTCGCCGCGTTGGCGGCTCCCGATGGCACGGTCTGTGGTGCGGTCTGCGCCATGAGCGACCTCTCGGCAGCCGCCGAAGCCGCGCGTGCACTGGATTTCGCGCGCGATCACGATCCCGTGACGGGGTTGCCGAATCGTGAGCACTTCGAGCGCAGCGTGACGGTCTGCGAGCTTGACGGGACTCCGCCCAATCGACCGTACTGGGTAGCCTATGCCGACGTGGACCGATTTCGCCTGATCAATGACGCGGCCGGTCATATCGCGGGCGATGCGCTGCTGCGCGCTGTGGCCGGGACGATGCGTGGCGTGCTGCGCTCCGGCGACCAGCTCGCACGCATCGGCGGGGACGAATTTGGCATCTTCATCCAGCCCTGCTCGCGTCGCGAGGCGGGTGTTTTGCTGCAGCGATTGTCCGATGCCGCTGGCGGACTGCAATTCAGCTGGCAGGGTCGCGACCTGCCTTCGACCATCACCATCGGCGCGGCGCCGCTGTCGAGCACGAGCCGCGATGTGCAATCGGTGATGCGCCTGGCCGAGCGCGCGCGCTTTGAGGCCAAGGAGAGCGGGCGCGGTCAGGTGGCTTTCGCCAACGAAAGCTATGCGGCCGGCCAGCACGACGCGGAGGTGGCCTCGGTCTCGCGCGTGCTGTCGGCGCTGGATGACGGCCGCTTTCTGCTGCACAGCCAGGACGTGCAACCGGTCAGCGGCGAGCCGCGGGCGGTCTATCGCGAGCTGCTTGTGCGTATGCGCGATGACGACGGTCGGATGGTCCCGCCGGGAGATTTCATTCCGGGCGCCGAGCGCTACTTTCTGATGGACGCGATCGACCGCTGGGTGGTGGATGCTGCGCTGAAGGCCATCGAGTCGATGCCGGACGATGGTGTGCTGCATGCGGTCAATCTCAGCGGCCAGTCGCTGAGCAACCCCAGCTTCCGCGATTGGCTGATTGAGCGTCTGGAGGCTCGCTCCTGCCTGCGCCGTCGGCTGTGCTTCGAAGTGACCGAGACCGCCGCCGTGCGTCAGCTCGGGGTTGCGCGCATCTTCTTCGAGCAGCTCAGCCGCATGGGGGTACAGCTCGCGCTTGATGACTTTGGTGTCGGAATGTCCTCCTTCGGCTATCTCAGTTCGCTGCCGGTGCGCTACCTCAAGATCGATGGCAGCTTCGTGCGTGACATCGCTGACAACGCCTTCAATGCCGAGGTCGTTCGGGCTATCGCTGATGTGGCGCGGGCGGCGGGTATGGTCTGCATCGCCGAGCATGTCGAGGACCGGGCGATGCTGCCGCAGCTGGCAGGGCTGGGTGTGCATCTGGCGCAGGGTTGGGGTGTGGCGCGGGAGGTCGAGTTTCCAGCCAGGTCCGCCGGTGAAGTCGCCGCTCCGGGGCTTGCGACGGGCTAG
- a CDS encoding S-methyl-5'-thioinosine phosphorylase, whose product MSQARIAVIGGTAMNEWPGFEAAGARDVDTPWGAPSAPLQSGRFADTPVIFLARHGPGHHIPPHRINFRANMHALAEAGVTRVIAVAAVGSMLDAFPPGHIALPDDVVDYTWGRSHSFSDSADAPLQHIDFTVPFDPLRGRLIALAGAEEGRHDGGVLAVTQGPRLETAAEVRRLVKDGCGMVGMTTMPEAALARELGLEYAVVTVCVNWAAGMGSGDIHGEIAEHAARGMARLRDHLSAVLPRLS is encoded by the coding sequence ATGAGCCAGGCACGTATCGCCGTCATTGGTGGAACCGCCATGAACGAGTGGCCGGGTTTCGAGGCCGCTGGGGCCCGTGACGTGGACACGCCCTGGGGTGCGCCCTCGGCGCCGCTGCAATCCGGCCGTTTTGCAGATACGCCGGTCATCTTCCTGGCGCGGCATGGTCCGGGGCATCACATACCGCCGCATCGCATCAACTTCCGGGCGAACATGCACGCCCTGGCAGAGGCCGGGGTTACGCGTGTCATTGCCGTGGCCGCGGTCGGCTCGATGCTGGACGCTTTTCCGCCGGGGCATATCGCGCTGCCCGACGATGTCGTCGACTACACTTGGGGTCGTAGCCACAGTTTCTCGGATAGCGCCGATGCGCCCCTGCAGCACATCGACTTCACTGTGCCTTTTGATCCGCTGCGCGGACGCCTGATCGCGCTTGCCGGCGCCGAGGAAGGCCGTCACGACGGTGGCGTGCTGGCGGTCACACAGGGCCCGCGGCTGGAAACCGCTGCGGAGGTGCGCCGGCTCGTCAAGGACGGCTGCGGGATGGTGGGCATGACGACCATGCCCGAGGCCGCTCTGGCTCGCGAGCTCGGCCTGGAATATGCCGTGGTAACCGTCTGCGTGAACTGGGCCGCCGGCATGGGCAGCGGTGATATCCACGGCGAGATTGCCGAGCACGCTGCACGCGGCATGGCACGTTTGCGCGACCATCTTTCGGCTGTTCTCCCCCGTTTGTCCTGA
- a CDS encoding hypoxanthine-guanine phosphoribosyltransferase encodes MSTPIASETIQTGRSDWQSVAEEAGALLAASERIHGPSEVAAALDAMAAEIRDRYGDAPLHALSVMNGGFYPCAELLQRLPNPMYVDYLHATRYRGGTRGGELVWKVAPPADLAGRDVLIVDDILDEGHTLQEIVEAVRAGGPASVRVAVLLRKEHTRCVDEGLADFVGLRVPDRYVFGCGMDVHGFWRQLPEVRALKAGEV; translated from the coding sequence ATGAGCACACCGATAGCCTCCGAAACGATCCAGACCGGCCGAAGCGATTGGCAGTCCGTGGCCGAAGAGGCCGGCGCGCTGCTCGCCGCCTCCGAGCGCATTCATGGTCCCTCCGAAGTCGCGGCGGCGCTGGATGCCATGGCGGCCGAGATCCGTGATCGCTACGGCGATGCCCCGCTGCACGCGCTATCGGTCATGAACGGGGGCTTCTACCCTTGCGCCGAACTGCTGCAGCGGCTGCCCAACCCCATGTATGTCGACTATCTGCACGCCACGCGCTATAGGGGCGGTACGCGTGGCGGCGAACTGGTCTGGAAAGTGGCGCCACCCGCGGACCTGGCCGGTCGCGATGTGCTCATCGTGGATGACATTCTCGATGAGGGGCACACGCTGCAGGAGATCGTTGAGGCCGTGCGCGCCGGCGGGCCGGCCAGCGTGCGGGTGGCCGTGCTGCTGCGCAAGGAGCACACGCGCTGTGTGGACGAGGGGCTCGCCGACTTCGTCGGTCTGCGCGTGCCGGATCGTTACGTCTTCGGCTGTGGCATGGATGTCCACGGCTTCTGGCGTCAGCTTCCAGAGGTGCGGGCACTGAAAGCGGGTGAGGTATGA
- the nagZ gene encoding beta-N-acetylhexosaminidase produces MSDALDMPLGPLMVDIAGETLDASDRDLLRHPQVGGVILFTRNYRDRAQLGALVAEIHALRSPRLLVAVDHEGGRVQRFREGFSALPPMGEIGARAVEAPGDALAAAREQGRVIAAELSACGIDLPFAPVLDCDRGVAAVIGDRAIAADGDTIVALASAFCDGLIDGGGMAATGKHFPGHGGVTMDSHEALPEDPRSLQELRTSCLAPFAAMIRRGIPSLMTAHIRFPAVDGQPVTFSRRWLDEILRGDLGFEGVIVSDDLGMGAAGVIADPAERVAAAHAAGCELILFCNDRTATERALDTPLPAVSRAASARLEGLQARAIDISFPSHPEPSE; encoded by the coding sequence ATGAGTGATGCGCTCGATATGCCCCTGGGCCCGCTCATGGTCGACATCGCGGGTGAAACGCTTGATGCGTCCGACCGGGATCTGCTGCGGCATCCGCAGGTCGGTGGCGTGATTCTTTTCACGCGCAATTACCGCGACCGTGCGCAGCTTGGCGCCCTGGTTGCCGAGATTCACGCCCTGCGCAGCCCGCGGCTGCTGGTGGCGGTGGATCACGAAGGCGGGCGTGTGCAGCGATTCCGGGAAGGCTTCAGCGCGCTGCCGCCGATGGGCGAGATCGGTGCGCGCGCGGTCGAGGCTCCCGGCGATGCATTGGCCGCGGCACGCGAGCAGGGTCGTGTCATCGCCGCCGAGCTGTCTGCCTGCGGCATCGACCTGCCTTTTGCACCGGTGCTGGATTGCGACCGCGGCGTCGCCGCGGTTATCGGCGACCGCGCCATCGCCGCCGATGGCGACACCATCGTCGCGCTGGCCAGTGCCTTCTGCGATGGGCTCATCGATGGCGGCGGCATGGCGGCCACCGGCAAGCACTTTCCGGGGCACGGCGGTGTGACAATGGATTCGCACGAAGCCCTGCCGGAAGACCCGCGTTCCCTGCAGGAGCTGCGCACCAGCTGCCTGGCGCCCTTCGCCGCCATGATTCGGCGCGGGATTCCGTCGCTGATGACCGCACACATCCGGTTCCCGGCGGTGGATGGCCAGCCCGTGACCTTCTCGCGGCGCTGGTTGGACGAAATCCTGCGCGGCGATCTGGGTTTCGAGGGCGTTATCGTCTCCGACGACCTCGGCATGGGCGCGGCCGGTGTCATTGCTGATCCGGCCGAGCGCGTCGCGGCAGCGCATGCCGCTGGCTGCGAGCTGATTCTTTTCTGCAACGACCGCACCGCAACCGAGCGCGCGCTGGACACGCCGCTGCCGGCGGTGAGTCGCGCCGCCAGCGCCCGGCTGGAAGGCCTGCAGGCACGCGCGATCGACATCTCTTTCCCATCCCATCCGGAACCCTCCGAATGA
- a CDS encoding L,D-transpeptidase — MSAVRLQIDLRGQRLHWNGPEGACRSFVISSGAAGAGERDGSGCTPRGRHVVRARIGAGADPMAVFVGRRPTGECWTPELAAAHPARDWILGRILWLSGREPGRNRFGAVDTMRRYIYIHGTPPDQPLGVPASHGCIRMACEDVVALFEITPVGCTVEIHE, encoded by the coding sequence ATGAGCGCGGTCCGGCTGCAGATCGACCTCCGCGGGCAGCGCCTGCACTGGAACGGGCCGGAAGGCGCGTGCCGGAGCTTCGTGATCTCCAGCGGCGCCGCCGGTGCCGGTGAGCGTGACGGCAGCGGCTGCACGCCACGTGGCCGGCATGTCGTGCGCGCGCGCATAGGCGCCGGCGCGGATCCGATGGCCGTTTTCGTTGGCCGGCGACCGACCGGCGAGTGCTGGACGCCCGAGTTGGCGGCAGCGCATCCGGCGCGCGACTGGATTCTCGGCCGCATCCTCTGGCTCAGTGGGCGCGAGCCGGGCCGCAACCGTTTCGGCGCAGTGGACACGATGCGTCGCTACATCTACATCCATGGCACGCCGCCGGATCAGCCGCTCGGCGTGCCAGCCTCGCATGGCTGCATCCGCATGGCCTGTGAGGATGTCGTGGCGCTCTTCGAGATCACCCCGGTTGGCTGCACGGTGGAAATCCATGAGTGA